The genomic DNA ACGCCCCCATCGCCGCGAAAATCGTTGCGGTCAACGGTGATCTGGAGGGCTCGCCCGACCTGGTCAACTCCGATCCGTACGACGCCGGCTGGCTCATCGAACTCCAGGCCGACGCGGCCGAACTGGACGGCCAGCTCGCCGGTCTGCTCGACGCGGACGGCTACCGGGCGACCCTTGACGACTGACCCTTTTGTTAGGGTGCTGCGGTCCGGTTCGGCCGCGGCGACACCAAAGTCGGCTCGGCGGATCCGGCGGTGGCGGGCACACTGGCCCGCGCCGCGCGGTACGGTCAATAGTGAGACCTACGCGACATCGATGACTGCTGGCAGCACCTGCCGGCTGGTCGTGCAAAAGAGCGCCACAGCAGCCAGTAGAGGAGCAGCGCGTGACGGATAACGACAGCGGTTCGGGGACTGATTTCGGGTCCGAGGAGGCAACGGTGGAGACCACGTCGGTCTTCCGTGCGGACTTCCTCAATGAGCTCGATGCCCCGGCTTCGACGAGCGGCACCAGTGCCGTCTCCGGAGTTGAAGGACTGCCGGTGGGCTCGGCCCTGCTGGTGGTCAAGCGCGGGCCGAATGCCGGCTCGCGATTCCTGCTGGATCAGCCGAGCACCTCGGCGGGCCGTCATCCCGACAGCGACATCTTCCTCGACGATGTGACGGTGAGCCGTCGCCACGCCGAGTTCCGGCTCGAGTCCGGCGAGTTCCAGGTGGTCGACGTCGGCAGCCTCAACGGCACCTACGTCAACCGCGAGCCCGTCGACTCGGCGGTGCTGGCCAACGGGGACGAGGTCCAGATCGGCAAGTTCCGCCTGGTGTTCCTGACCGGCCCCAAGACCGACGACAGCTCGGCTGGTTAGACCGGCGGTCAGTCCATGACGCAGCCCGACCGCAGTGCAGTGGCCGGGATGTCGATCGGAGCAGTGTTCGATCTGCTCCGGCCAGACTTCCCGGATGTGACCATCTCCAAGATCCGGTTCCTGGAGGAACAGGGTTTGGTCACGCCCGAACGCACTGGGTCGGGCTACCGTCGTTTCACGGCCTATGACTGTGCGCGGCTGCGGTTCATCCTGTCCGCGCAACGCGATCAGTACCTGCCGCTCAAGGTCATCAAGGCCCAGCTGGACGCTCAGCCCGACGGCGCGCTGCCGTCGAACGGATCCGCTTACGGCGTACCGAAATTGGTTCCCGATCCCGACAGCGATCAGGCCGGCGGCCCGGCTGACGTCGCGCCCGCGCAGGTCCGGCTCAGCCGGGAGGATCTGCTGCAGCGCTCGGGCATCACCTCGGAGCTGCTGGCCGCGCTGGTCAAGAGCGGCGTGATCATCCCCGGCCCGGCGGGCTTCTTCGACGAACATGCCGTGGTCATCGCACAATGCGCCCATGCGCTGGGCGAATACGGTGTCGAACCGCGGCACCTGCGGGCCTTCCGGTCCGCCGCCGACCGGCAGTCGGACCTGATCGCCCAGATCGCCGGCCCCATCGGCAAAGCCGGCAACGCCGGGGCTCGCG from Mycolicibacterium phocaicum includes the following:
- the garA gene encoding glycogen accumulation regulator GarA, which gives rise to MTDNDSGSGTDFGSEEATVETTSVFRADFLNELDAPASTSGTSAVSGVEGLPVGSALLVVKRGPNAGSRFLLDQPSTSAGRHPDSDIFLDDVTVSRRHAEFRLESGEFQVVDVGSLNGTYVNREPVDSAVLANGDEVQIGKFRLVFLTGPKTDDSSAG
- the ftsR gene encoding transcriptional regulator FtsR; its protein translation is MTQPDRSAVAGMSIGAVFDLLRPDFPDVTISKIRFLEEQGLVTPERTGSGYRRFTAYDCARLRFILSAQRDQYLPLKVIKAQLDAQPDGALPSNGSAYGVPKLVPDPDSDQAGGPADVAPAQVRLSREDLLQRSGITSELLAALVKSGVIIPGPAGFFDEHAVVIAQCAHALGEYGVEPRHLRAFRSAADRQSDLIAQIAGPIGKAGNAGARDRADELAREVAALAITLHTSLIKSAVRDVLDR